Genomic window (Thermococcus sp.):
ATAACCACTATTGCTAGGGTTGTCATAGCGATGCTCTTGAGCAAAAAACGTCTTTGAACCCTCATCCCTTAGCTCCCTCCTGGAGGTGGGTTAACCTGAAGTTTACGTACATGTACACCGCCAGTATTACCGTCGCTATTACCATCACGGCGGCCGCCCTTCCGTAGTAGGGTATCCCTCCAAATGCCTTGAGGAAGCCGTACAACAGTATGAACCTGTTCTGGAACAGGCCCGCGTTGTAGATATATGGAACCATGAAATACTGAAAGCTCGCCGCACTTGTGAGTATGGTTGCAAACGCTATCGGTTTTCCAACAATTGGAAGGATAACGTGCCTCAACCTCTGCCAGTAACTGGCACCGTCTATTATCGAGGCTTCCACCAAGTTGCTGGGAACGGACTGGAGGGCTGCAATTATTACGGTCATCATGAACGGGTACGCCAGCCATACCTCTATGAGGTTTAACGCAACGAAACCCCAGTTTGGATCGTTAATCCAGTTGGGCGGGTGGACCACACCGAGGGAAGTTAGTATCATGTTCACCGGCCCAAACACCGGATCAAACATGAACCTCCACACCGTTACCGAGAACAGGAGGGGAAGCGCCCACGGAATTATGAGCAGGGATCTGTATATTATCTTCCCTTTAACGTATTTGCTATTGTACAACAGGCTCAAGAAGATTCCCACAATCACTTTGAGGGTGACACTGGTCATCACGAAAAGCCATGTCCATAAAAATGCTTCCCTAAACCCAGGATCACTTAGGATCCACTCATAATTGGCCAAGCCGATAAAGTGCAGGGGGGCAACACCCGAATGACTGTAGACAGGAAAATTGCCCAGTTTGGCGTTCGTGAATGACAGGTAGATCGAGTATATTATGGGCCACAGGTTGAAGAACAGGAAAGCTACCATCCCTGGGGTTATTAGGGCTATCACGGTCAGAGTTCTCCGCCTCATTATCCTCCCTCCACGCTCACGAGAAATAAGAAAAGAAGGAAAGCCCTTTATCCACTACCGGAACTCTGCCATTGCTTTATTATATACTCCTGGTATTTCTGGAGTATCTGCGGGATGTTCGCACCTGATGGGTTCTTCAGGATGGCGTTCAGGGCGTCCTGGGTTCCTGTCCACACAGCGTCCATTAATGGGCTCTTCGGCATTAGGTAAGCATGGTCAAAGGACTGACTGAAACCGTACACGATTGGGTTGTTCTTGACTGCAGGGGAGTTTGCGGCGGCCTTCAGTGCAGGTATGTAGCCGAGTTTCTGGGCGAGGGTTTCTTCAACGCTCGGTGTGGTTGTAAGCCAGAGTGCGAAGTCCCAGGCGGCCTTCAGGTTCTTGGCACCCTTTGCAAAGTACAGGAGCTTCACACCACCGTATGGCCTGGGCCAGTATGTCTTACCGTTTACCGTTATCGGCGGTATGTAAGTGACTCCAAAGTCTATGTGGTTCTGCTTGATGGTTTCTATGCTCCATGGTCCGTTTATCATGAACGGAGACCTGTTCTGGACGAATATTGCCATCTGAGTGTTGTAGTCCGCAGTTGGAGCCATGTACGGCCATACATTCTTAAAGAAGAACTCGAACCCTTGGATAGTTTTGCTGTTGTTAAGGCCGGGCTTGAGTGTGGTGTCGTTGAAGTAATACCCGCCGAACGCCTGCGCGAACGCTGAGATGAAGTACGGGTTAACCGGGTAGGCGATACCGTACTCCTTCTTGTTCGGGTTGTAGTACTTCTTCATTATGCTAAGCATCTGTGAGAACGTGGTTGGGGGGTTCGGTACCATCTTCTTGTTGTAGATAAGGGCCACAGTTTCAACGGCGAAGGGCAGGGCGTAGTAGTTGCCCTTATACTGGATAGCATCCGCAGCCTGAGGTCTGAACTTCTCCAGTATCTGGGGTGTGATAAGGTTATTGATCGGTTGCAGGAGTCCTCCCTTGACAAACTTTCCCATCCAATCATGGGCCCAGATGAACATGTCCGGCCCCTTGCCGGCCGGGATACCTGCCTGCAGGGCGGTCTGGAGGTTGTTTTTGTATTCGAACTTTATGGTGACGCTCGGGCACATCGCCATGTACTCCGCGGCCAGTCCCTGGAACACTTTAAGCTCGTTGGGCTGCATCGCATGCCAGATGACAACCGTTCCACTGCCACATTGAACCGTAGGGGAGGTAGTCGTGGTCGTTGAAGGTGATGATGTGGAACTGCTGCTGGTTGGTGTGGTTGACGGTGAGGAAGTAGTCGTTGCTGGGCTGCTGGTCGCTGAACTTGAGCTTGTTGTAGTGCCTCCTCCAATACAGCCACTGGCCACTACGCTAAAAACCAAAACTCCAACTAAAAGTAGGGTCATCAAACCTTTCTTCATCTTTATACCACCCGCACTTGTGTTGGGTGATACAGTATCATCAACAGTGATATATATACCTTGCGCTTCACTGTCTCCCTACGATGGCATGTACTCTAATGTACCCTAAGGTGTATGGCTGGCGGCGCGTCTCAAGATGAGAAACGAGATAGGAGCAATCCGTTTTGGTTTCATATGCTCTCCATACCCGCCCGGGGGCACCACCTCAACAGTGCTGTTCGAAAGGTTTATAGCTATCATAATCCGTTCCGAGGTCCATATCCTCTCGTAGATAAGCAACTTTCCGCTGAATTTTAAGGGTCTGAATTCACCGATCTGCAGTGCCCTACTGGTCCTTCTCAGGTTGATCAGTTCCCCTGTTACTGTGAGGATTTCCCTACTCCACCCTTCCTGATTCCAGTCCATTGGGGTTCTGCCCCCGGACATATCCCCAACGCTTCCCCTGAGTCCTATTTCGTCGCCGTAGAATATCGAGGGGATGCCCTTGTACGTCATCAGAAACGCAAGGGCGCAGAGGTACTTTCTCCTGTCACCCTCAACCAGGTCTAGGAAGCGTTCTGTATCGTGGTTGTCGAGGAAGTTGTAGGTGAGGTATTCCGCCGGTCCGTAGTACGCGCTTAGAAGCTCCAGTTCATTTAAAAACTCCTCCGCATCGATTTCCTCCGTAACGAAGAACCTCAGCACTGCATCGTAGAGACGGTAGTTCATGACTCCGTGGAAGGCATTGAAGAGCCAGGGTCTTGCGTCGTCCATGACCTCACCTATAAGGTAGGCCTCGGCGGGCATCTTTCTCCTCACCTCATTCCAGACCTCCGGAGGGACGCCGTGAGCAACGTCGAGGCGCCAGCCGTCTGCACCCCTCTCAAGCCAATGCTTCATGGTCTCGACTATGAGCCCGCGCACCCTTGGATTATCGTGGTTCAACCTCGGCATCAGCCACACAGAGAAGAAGCTCTCATAGTTTCTCCCCATCCCCTTCGGCCGGAGGTACTTCTCCACCCATGACAGCTTTGGGTTGCTGAGGACGTCTAAGAACTCCCTTGGAACCACTGGGAACCCCCTTATCCTGTAAAACTCCCGGTACTTGCTTTTCTCTCCGTTCCTGATTAAGTCCTGGAAGTACGGGTGGAAGAAGCTTGTATGGTGGAAAACACCGTCGAGGATCAGCCTGATGCCCATCCCCTTAAGCTCCCTCACGAGGGCATCGAACTCCTCATCGCCCCCCAGTCTCCGGGCGACGTGGAAATAGTCTTCAACGTCGTAGCCATGATAGGTCTTTGATTCAAATATGGGAGTGAGGTAAAGGCCGTTTACGCCCAGTTCAAGGAGGTGATTGAGGTGATCCCTTATACCTCTCAGGTCTCCCCCATGGAAGTTCTCCCCCTTCGCGGGGAGCCCCTTCCGTTCAAGTCCTATAGCGAACCTGTCCGGCATTATCTGGTAGAAAACGCTCTCCAGAACCCAGGATGGTGCACTGATCTCTGAGGGGATGGCCTCAAATGGCCCTAAGTACTCAATCCTGCCGTCCTTCATCTGGGCTTCAAAGGAGTACTCCATCCTTTTTTCGGCCGGAACAACGGCCTCGAAGTAGTCAAACAAGCCGTCACTTCCCTTCTTCTGCATCGGCACCTTCTCGTTGGTGATCAGTGCTACCCCTTCCATCCTGCCCCCTTTTGCCCTCAGCAGCACGTGGGTTCTAGTGGAGAAGGTGTACAGATAGAGTAACGACGGGACGTGGAAGACCTCTTCATCCCCCGTGATCCTGGCCACACTTGCAGTGCGCTCGAACTTGTAAGAGCGGCGTTTGTACGTCGTTTTTTCCGGGTTCTCAGGGTCGGTTGTGTAGCTCCCGTCCACCGAAAACGCGTAGTGCCAGAGGCCCTCGGGAAGTTCTGTCTCTATCTTCCATCGGCCTCCAGCTTTTGACATCCGGAAGGAGCCCTCGTTGAAGGCGTTGAAGCTCCCGAGGAGGTACGCGTATTTCTCCTCCCTCTCCACGGGCGTTGAAAACTCGACGAGCGTCACCCTCCCAAGGGCTTTATCCTTTCTGAACCCGAAAATTTTATACACTCCGCTCACCTCAAGTATCACTAACGATGATTAAACTTTGATTGGTGAACTTAGAACTTAAAGACTTTGGGGGTATATCCATGAGAGAGGATGAGATTATTGATAAGCTTCAGAAGCTTGGCCTGACCAAGTATGAGAGCGTTGCCTACATAACCCTTCTCAAGCTGGGTCCGAGCAAGGCCACCGACGTAACCAAGGAGAGCGGAATCCCTCACACGAGGGTTTACGACGTCCTCAGCTCCCTCCACAGAAAGGGCTTCGTCGACGTGATGCAAGGTTCACCAAGGCTCTACAAGCCCGTCAACCCGGAAGTCGTCTTGGAGAAGATAAAGGAGGACTTCATAGAAGACATTGAAAAACTCAAGGGAGCGTTCCTCGACCTCTACCGCGAGGCCCACGGCGAGGATCTGCCGGAGATATGGACGATACAGGGCTTTGACAATACCGTTGAGAGGGCGGAGTACGTTATAAGGACGGCAAAACACGAGGTTCTAATCAATACGCCCTTCGAGTTCCTCACACTCCTCAAGAGTGAAATCCGAGCAAGGAAAGATATCCTTTTCGTTATAATCAGCAACTTCGACGAGGCTCCAGACTGGCTCAGGGGGAGCAACGTGATCCTCTCAAGGTCTGGGGGTGCACCCTGGCTTATGGCCAGCTGGATAATAGGAGACATTGACTACGCCCTCTTCTTTGGGGCGCTTCCAAAGGACAGGAGGAGGGAGAAGTTCTACTCCTTCTGGGCCAAGAGTCCCAAGATAATCCAGAACTACATGCACTGGTTCTACACCATATACTTCGACAACAGCGAGGTCATAAAACCCCTTGACTACGAGAAGCTGCCCAAGCCTTTCTCCCTTGTCAACATAAGAACTCTCATAACTGCCCTAAAGAGAGTAGGAACCCCACGGAGAGCCGAAGTGGTTGGCAAGATGATCGATAGCAAGGAGCCGGTAACGCTAAGCGGCACCATAGTAGATTATGAGTACACTCCGTTGACCGCGAACATAACCTTCCGCTACAACGGAAGGAAACTCAAGGTCGGCGGCATAGGCAGCTACTTTGAGGACGTCGAGGGGGAGAAGTTCATCCTCCTCGAGTGACCCCCTATCATTTTTGGACTTCTCAGAGGTGAGCGAATGCGGATTCTCATGCTCGGCTTTGAATACCTGCCCGTCAAGGTTGGTGGCCTGGCCGAGGCGATAACGAACATAGCTGAGGGACTTGCGGAACTCGGTCACGAGGTCGTCGTTTTTACCCCAGATCACGGAAGAAACCTCGGGGAGCCTGTGGAGAGGTTTAAGATAACCGCGTTTGGTGAGGAAGTCGAAATCGAGGCCAAAAAGCGCGAGGGAAATGGTGTAACCGTTTATTCCCTCGCCGGCGGTCTCCTGAGCGAGCCTGACGTCTACGGCCCCAGTTGGGACGGCCTCCTGAGGAAGACCGTTCTCTTCGGAAAGGCCAGCGCCGGTCTACTGAACGGGCTCATCGGTGAGTTCAGGCCCGACATCGTCCATGCCCACGACTGGCACACCGTCTTTGCACTGGGTCTGATAAGGAAGTATTTCGGGATAAGGAGTGTCTTTACAATTCACAGGCTCAACAAGGCTAAAATCCCGGCCTCCCTCTTCCAAGAGACCAACCTGGATGAACTTGCCCCCTACCCTGAGATAGACCCGGAACACACCGCTGCATACACAGCCGATATGGTTACAACGGTGAGCAGAAGCTACCTCTTGGAGGAGTGGGACTTCTTCAGGCACTTCGAGGGCAAGGTTACCCACGTCTTCAACGGCATTGACTGCTCCTTCTGGAACGAGGAGTTTTTGGAGAACGCTCGACTCCCCAGAGAGGAGCGTAGAAGGCTCATCTTAAAGCGCTTCGACCTCTCCGATGGCAAGGCATTCATGTTTATAGGCCGCTTCGACAGGGCACAGAAGGGCGTTGACACCCTCCTCCGGGCCATCGAGATACTCTCAAAAGACCCGGCTTTCAGTGACATGCGCTTCCTCATCGTCGGCAAGGGTGACCCAGAGCTTGAGAGATGGGTGGGAACCGTCCAAAACCGCTTCCCCGATAACGTTAGAGCCATCACTGAACTTCTGAGCAGGGAGACCGTCCGCGAGCTTTACGGTTCGGTGGACTTCGTGATAATCCCATCTTACTTCGAACCCTTTGGCCTAGTTCAGCTCGAGGCCATGTGCCTTGGAGTGGTTCCAATAGGTAGCGCCGTCGGCGGGATAAAGGATACCGTGATAGACTTGGATAAAGATCCCAAAAACGCCACTGGAATACTCGTTCCGCCAAAAGACGCATTTGTACTGGCTAGATCAATGATACGGGCAAAAGGCATTGATGAGAAGACCCTGATGAGGCTCAGGGAGAACGGGAAGAGGCGCGCAAGGGAGAACTTCACCTGGGAGAAAGCCTGCAAAAGGTACGTTAGGGTTTACGATGGCCGTGTGGACAGAGCCATCTCCTTCCTCCGCTAACGCCATCCATACTCGGCCAGAAACTTCCTTTTCAGCCTTTTTATCGTCCCGGAAGTGCCGAGCGTCCTGAAGATTGCCCTCGAGCCATTTATCTGGGTGATCAGAGTTAAGGCAAAGCGCAGCTCTTCAACGTGTTTCCTGTCGACCCTAACGATGCCTGTCTGACTCTTCTCGTCGAATTTTATGAACCAGGGTTTAGCTTTGGCAGAGCCGAGCACTCCCAAGGCCAAGAGGCTCGCGTCCCATATCGTTCTCTTTACCTCATCCTTCGTGAATTGTCTCTCCCCGAGGATCTGAAACGCTATATAACGGTGCTTGTCCCTCAGAGTCGGCGGCAGGTACTTCGGCTTCTCTCGCATATTCACACCTTCACGAATTTGGTCACCAACCTTTTTAAGCCATGCCCAGAGTTGAGTTAGCGAGGTGAATCAGTTGGTTTGGGAGACCCCTTACTTCTCATACGCAGTGCGCGAGTTACCGAAGGGCTGTCAGCTCTGCGTTAGGGGTGAAAAGCTCGTCCTCTTCACCACTGGAAAATGCCCGAGAGACTGCTTTTACTGCCCACTAAGTCCATGGAGGAGGGAGGATGTTGTCTACGCCAACGAGAGACCGGTTAAGAGTGCTGACGACGTCATAGCGGAGGCCCTCCTCCAGGAAGCGAGGGGTGCCGGCGTTACAGGTGGAGACCCGCTCGCGAGGCTCGACAGAACGGTAAAGTACATAAAACTCCTAAAAGAGAATTTTGGGGAAGGCTTTCACATCCATCTTTATACCACCGGCACGTTAACCACGGAGGAGAACCTAGAAAAGCTCTACGATGCCGGTTTGGATGAGATACGCTTCCATCCAGACCTATTTAATCCGAATTCAAAGTTTTTTAACATTGAAATAGAGAACATAAAGAACGCCTTCGATTTCAACTGGGACGTTGGGGGTGAGATTCCCTCGATTCCCGGTCAGTTCGAGAGGATGAGATGGTACGCGGAGTTTTTAGACGGTCTCGGCGCGAAGTTCCTCAACGTCAATGAGCTTGAGTACAGCGAGACGACCCTCAAGACGCTCCTGGAGAGGGGCTACCAGCCTGTCAGCGATGAGAGCGCGGCAATAAAAGGCTCCCTCGAACTCGGCCTTAAGCTACTCCAGTGGGGTGAGGAGAACACCTCCCTTAGTTACCACCTCTGCACGGCGAAGCTGAAGGACGCTGTCCAGCTCAAGAACCGCCTTAAGAGAATGGCAAGGAAGGTCGCAAGGCCCTACATGGGGATGACAGAGGAAGGAACACTCCGCTTCGGAATAGCTGAGTACGATGACCTGGATGAACTCTACAGCTTCCTCGTGGAGGAGGCAGAGGTTCCACCTGAGTGGCTCTACATCAACCGCGAGAGGGGCAGGATAGAGATGCCTGAAGAGGTTGCCGCTGAGCTGGCGGAGGCAATAGAAGGGAACGTTAAGTTCTTTATCATAGAGGAGTATCCCACTTGGGACCACCTTGAGGTGGAGAGGATTCCACTTCCGTAATTTTGATTTTCTAAGTTGTTTCTGGGGACGTAAGTAAACTTACGGGGGCATAAGTCAGTCGAGGAGGGCAGCCTTTGTCAGGGGATCCGTTAGCTTGTATACCCCTTTCTTTTCTGTAATCCAGCCATCTTTCCCAGGTTTTTGAGGAGTTCATAGAGCCTCAGCTCCGGGGTTCGCATGCCTTTTATATCAAGGTAGTCCCTTAGGATGCTCCACCTGTTGTATCCGAGAGCGATTGCCCTGAGGATCTCAACATAGCGGAGGGGTTCTCACCTCAAGTTCCCGAAGCTCCCCCAGGATTAACCCTCTGGCCGTCTCGAGGGTTCTATTGATGGCCTTTTCAAAGTCCCCCCTTCTTAAGTATTCAATCCCAAAAAACACGAGCCAGCCGGGGATACCGCCCAGTGTCTCAATGGCACGGTCTATGACTTCTTTCGGGACATCAACACCCGCTTCCGTAAACCCTGTCCTTAAGAATTCCTTCGATATCTCTGGCTCGAAGGGTTCAATGTAGACCTCCCCAGTCGCCCTTCCATAGAGGGGGCTCTCGTAGTTTCCTATGCCCAGAAAATCATGGAGAAGGCCAACCTCCGAGCCGGTGAGAACAATCCTGAGGTTCGGAAGGCTGTCGTATGCGTGGGCGAAGAGTGCCAGCAGTTCCCTTCCACCTCTGGAGCCGTAAAAACGGAGGTACTGAGCCTCATCAAAGGCGATGATAAATCTCCCTGTTTTTTCACCGATTTCGTTGGGCTCCCTGAAGATCTCTCTCAAGGACGCTTCCTTGGGTTCCATTTTGAGAAACTTCAGATCAAGGGGAACCTTAAACTTTGAGAGGATTCTCTGTAATAAGTTTCCTTTTGACTGAAGCTCCCTGATGAGGGCCTCCTTTGTGATGTGGCCGCTCTCCGCGTAGAGTTCCCTGCAGTCGATCAGTATTCCAGGGTTCCCGCTGAGATATGCCCTGAGAACCGAGCTTTTGCCAACCTTCTGATGCCAAGGAGGAGGGTCATCGGATAAGTACTAATGCTCCTTTCAAGCTCCTCAAATTCTTTCTTCCTGTCAAAGATGTCTTCCCGCCTCTGCTTGGGTCTCAGATCGAACAGCACTTACGCCACCGTAAGTAACTTACGGGGACATAAGTTACAAGGGTTTCGAAAGGTTTATCTATTTCGTGCATGCATGCATGAATAGGTGGTGTCCTTGGGCAAGACGATAACCATAGCCGATGACGTCTACTATGAACTCGTGAAGATGAAGGGCAAGAAGAGCTTTTCAGAACTCCTCAGGGAGCTGATAGGTAAGAAAAAGAAAGGCAACCTCGACGTGCTCATGATAGCCTTCGGAACAATGAGTGAGGAAGAAGCCAAGGAGTTCGAGAAGGAAATGAAGGAGGTTGAGGAATGGCTCAACTCCTGGACACCAGTGTCGTAATTGAACTGTTCAAGGGGAACATGAAGGTTTTCGCCCAACTCCCCTCAGAGGGGGAGTATGCTCTCCCCTCTATAGTCCTCTTTGAGCTCCTCTGTGGCAGACTTAAGCCCAGACAGAGACTTACCCTCGAAAAGATGCCCGTTGTAAACTTCGACAGAGCAAGCGCGGAAGTTGCAGGGGAGATATTTAAAGATTCGGCCTCAAAGGGGCAGAGGCCTCCAACGAAAGACCTGCTAATCGCGGCAACTGCAATAGCCCACAATATGACCCTTTATACCTGCGATAGGGGCTTTGAGAGGTTCAAGGAATACGGGCTCAGGGTGAAAACCTTGGAAAAGTAACCCCTGTGTTCCCGTTTGCATGATGATGAGTTTGGCCTTCCGAGGTGGTGGGGGTTGAGATTGGGGAAATTTCTCCTTCTTCTAAGCTTCTTTGTGGGGACGGTCTTTCTGGCAATGCTATTTGGCTATGCACTCTCACTTTCGCCGGAAGAAAGCCTCTCATTCGCGGTTATTCTGGCTCTTCTCTATACTCTGGCCCATGTTATTCGGGAGGAACCAGATAAATGGAGAAAGTCTAGCTCTTAAAATCCAAGGGTTTAAGGTATCTCATCTTTTTCCTAGGCTCGTTTGGGTTCAGTGTGCTCTTATTCGGGCTTATATATCTGGTCTTTGCAAAACCGGGAACTTCGTTCGTTTCCCTCGTCAAGGTGCTTGGCGCTCTCTTTGCAGTCGGTTCTTTTCTGATGTTCCTCGCCTCGGTGTTTTATAGCAAGAATAAGACGTCTGAGAAAATCACTTACTCCTAGCAGAACTTTCTGAGAGAACTTTCGGCGTCTCTCCTCCTCTTTACAGTTGCGTACCTCTCTGGTGTTGAGCTGGAGAAAAGCATCTCGATGGCGTTTTACGTTTTTGTTATGGCCGGGTGGTACTACTCCATGATGGCGCATAGATATATCATACCCGAGCGGATACTTAAAATCCGGACAGTTGTCAATTTCGTGGCCATCAGCTCGGGACTTTACCTTTTTGTAATCAAAAACGCGCTCATAAGTGTTTTAATGGGAGTGCTGTTTGCGTTTGCCTCAGAAAAAGGCTACAGGATAACCAAGAAGCTCGTGGAAACGGGACTGCTGGAGAGGAGATACGCCGAGAGCGGGGCGGGGAGCTTGTTTTACATCATCTCTTATGGGTTTGGAGCTATGGTAGCTTTGATTATGGTCACCGGAAATTATGACACCTCTTTCATCAGGGAATCCCTGTTAACGATGTTCAGGCTACTTTATCTGTTCACGGCGATTTTCCTTCCCTTTGGGACGCTTCTCGGGTGGGTTAGTTGAGGGTTCATGGGGAATGAACTGGAAAATAGACTTTTGTGTTCTTTTGTTCGCTCTTTTACTCTCCCTTCTTTTGGCCCGTTCTCATCGTGTTGATACGGTTGTAAATTGAAAATCCTACGAAAAAAAAACGTTAGTTAATCCAACTAGTAAAAAGAAAGATTTATATAGTTTCATATACTATTAAGAGTGACCAACTGGTCAGGTGGTAGCCATGAATTGGAGGAAGACTGCTTTCGGGGTTTTTCTTGTGGCCATGGTGTTGAGCCTGCAGTTGATTGTGGCTCCCCAAGCAATGGCGATGAGCACGAATAACGCCAGCATTACCTTCCGCAGGGCTGTTGTTGCCTGGTATGACGACAGGGGCAGGCTCCAGATGAACGTTACATGGGTGAATAAGGTCGTTAACTTCACTAACCTGACTAAGGGCTGTCCGCTCCACAAGTCCAACGTTACTCCCAAGGTCAACGTTTCAATAGTTACGCTTTACAACATGAGCGAAAAGCACGAGCAGTTGCTGTTCTTTAGACTGAACTTCTACAACAGCACGTTCAATTACACAATGTACGCGCTCGTTTACCGTGCCGAGCGGAGCCAGTACAACTTTACTCTCGTCACGAGGATATTTACTGACCTTAAGACTGGTGAGTACAGGG
Coding sequences:
- a CDS encoding carbohydrate ABC transporter permease, with amino-acid sequence MRRRTLTVIALITPGMVAFLFFNLWPIIYSIYLSFTNAKLGNFPVYSHSGVAPLHFIGLANYEWILSDPGFREAFLWTWLFVMTSVTLKVIVGIFLSLLYNSKYVKGKIIYRSLLIIPWALPLLFSVTVWRFMFDPVFGPVNMILTSLGVVHPPNWINDPNWGFVALNLIEVWLAYPFMMTVIIAALQSVPSNLVEASIIDGASYWQRLRHVILPIVGKPIAFATILTSAASFQYFMVPYIYNAGLFQNRFILLYGFLKAFGGIPYYGRAAAVMVIATVILAVYMYVNFRLTHLQEGAKG
- a CDS encoding extracellular solute-binding protein, producing the protein MQPNELKVFQGLAAEYMAMCPSVTIKFEYKNNLQTALQAGIPAGKGPDMFIWAHDWMGKFVKGGLLQPINNLITPQILEKFRPQAADAIQYKGNYYALPFAVETVALIYNKKMVPNPPTTFSQMLSIMKKYYNPNKKEYGIAYPVNPYFISAFAQAFGGYYFNDTTLKPGLNNSKTIQGFEFFFKNVWPYMAPTADYNTQMAIFVQNRSPFMINGPWSIETIKQNHIDFGVTYIPPITVNGKTYWPRPYGGVKLLYFAKGAKNLKAAWDFALWLTTTPSVEETLAQKLGYIPALKAAANSPAVKNNPIVYGFSQSFDHAYLMPKSPLMDAVWTGTQDALNAILKNPSGANIPQILQKYQEYIIKQWQSSGSG
- a CDS encoding alpha amylase N-terminal ig-like domain-containing protein, producing MYKIFGFRKDKALGRVTLVEFSTPVEREEKYAYLLGSFNAFNEGSFRMSKAGGRWKIETELPEGLWHYAFSVDGSYTTDPENPEKTTYKRRSYKFERTASVARITGDEEVFHVPSLLYLYTFSTRTHVLLRAKGGRMEGVALITNEKVPMQKKGSDGLFDYFEAVVPAEKRMEYSFEAQMKDGRIEYLGPFEAIPSEISAPSWVLESVFYQIMPDRFAIGLERKGLPAKGENFHGGDLRGIRDHLNHLLELGVNGLYLTPIFESKTYHGYDVEDYFHVARRLGGDEEFDALVRELKGMGIRLILDGVFHHTSFFHPYFQDLIRNGEKSKYREFYRIRGFPVVPREFLDVLSNPKLSWVEKYLRPKGMGRNYESFFSVWLMPRLNHDNPRVRGLIVETMKHWLERGADGWRLDVAHGVPPEVWNEVRRKMPAEAYLIGEVMDDARPWLFNAFHGVMNYRLYDAVLRFFVTEEIDAEEFLNELELLSAYYGPAEYLTYNFLDNHDTERFLDLVEGDRRKYLCALAFLMTYKGIPSIFYGDEIGLRGSVGDMSGGRTPMDWNQEGWSREILTVTGELINLRRTSRALQIGEFRPLKFSGKLLIYERIWTSERIMIAINLSNSTVEVVPPGGYGEHMKPKRIAPISFLILRRAASHTP
- a CDS encoding TrmB family transcriptional regulator — its product is MREDEIIDKLQKLGLTKYESVAYITLLKLGPSKATDVTKESGIPHTRVYDVLSSLHRKGFVDVMQGSPRLYKPVNPEVVLEKIKEDFIEDIEKLKGAFLDLYREAHGEDLPEIWTIQGFDNTVERAEYVIRTAKHEVLINTPFEFLTLLKSEIRARKDILFVIISNFDEAPDWLRGSNVILSRSGGAPWLMASWIIGDIDYALFFGALPKDRRREKFYSFWAKSPKIIQNYMHWFYTIYFDNSEVIKPLDYEKLPKPFSLVNIRTLITALKRVGTPRRAEVVGKMIDSKEPVTLSGTIVDYEYTPLTANITFRYNGRKLKVGGIGSYFEDVEGEKFILLE
- a CDS encoding glycogen/starch synthase; the encoded protein is MRILMLGFEYLPVKVGGLAEAITNIAEGLAELGHEVVVFTPDHGRNLGEPVERFKITAFGEEVEIEAKKREGNGVTVYSLAGGLLSEPDVYGPSWDGLLRKTVLFGKASAGLLNGLIGEFRPDIVHAHDWHTVFALGLIRKYFGIRSVFTIHRLNKAKIPASLFQETNLDELAPYPEIDPEHTAAYTADMVTTVSRSYLLEEWDFFRHFEGKVTHVFNGIDCSFWNEEFLENARLPREERRRLILKRFDLSDGKAFMFIGRFDRAQKGVDTLLRAIEILSKDPAFSDMRFLIVGKGDPELERWVGTVQNRFPDNVRAITELLSRETVRELYGSVDFVIIPSYFEPFGLVQLEAMCLGVVPIGSAVGGIKDTVIDLDKDPKNATGILVPPKDAFVLARSMIRAKGIDEKTLMRLRENGKRRARENFTWEKACKRYVRVYDGRVDRAISFLR
- a CDS encoding ribonuclease P protein component 2, with protein sequence MREKPKYLPPTLRDKHRYIAFQILGERQFTKDEVKRTIWDASLLALGVLGSAKAKPWFIKFDEKSQTGIVRVDRKHVEELRFALTLITQINGSRAIFRTLGTSGTIKRLKRKFLAEYGWR
- a CDS encoding radical SAM protein; translation: MVWETPYFSYAVRELPKGCQLCVRGEKLVLFTTGKCPRDCFYCPLSPWRREDVVYANERPVKSADDVIAEALLQEARGAGVTGGDPLARLDRTVKYIKLLKENFGEGFHIHLYTTGTLTTEENLEKLYDAGLDEIRFHPDLFNPNSKFFNIEIENIKNAFDFNWDVGGEIPSIPGQFERMRWYAEFLDGLGAKFLNVNELEYSETTLKTLLERGYQPVSDESAAIKGSLELGLKLLQWGEENTSLSYHLCTAKLKDAVQLKNRLKRMARKVARPYMGMTEEGTLRFGIAEYDDLDELYSFLVEEAEVPPEWLYINRERGRIEMPEEVAAELAEAIEGNVKFFIIEEYPTWDHLEVERIPLP
- a CDS encoding antitoxin VapB family protein, with product MGKTITIADDVYYELVKMKGKKSFSELLRELIGKKKKGNLDVLMIAFGTMSEEEAKEFEKEMKEVEEWLNSWTPVS
- a CDS encoding type II toxin-antitoxin system VapC family toxin; translation: MAQLLDTSVVIELFKGNMKVFAQLPSEGEYALPSIVLFELLCGRLKPRQRLTLEKMPVVNFDRASAEVAGEIFKDSASKGQRPPTKDLLIAATAIAHNMTLYTCDRGFERFKEYGLRVKTLEK